A DNA window from Hordeum vulgare subsp. vulgare chromosome 1H, MorexV3_pseudomolecules_assembly, whole genome shotgun sequence contains the following coding sequences:
- the LOC123407872 gene encoding uncharacterized protein LOC123407872, with product MASCCCPIIASFVSFLLVFPALVSSATTGNGNGSTTALRFGEEQLGLRRMRAQLARVREATVKTIQSPDGDVIDCVPSHLQPAFDHPSLRGQRPEDEPAARPGNADAVEDDEEEEVLPQTWRSSGEWCPKGTIPVRRTTEGDLLRASSVRRFGMKPKSAAARRDSTSNGHEHAVGYVTGGQFYGAKASLNVWPAQVSSPAEFSLSQIWVISGSFGNDLNTIEAGWQVSPELYGDNSPRFFTYWTSDAYQETGCYNLHCAGFVQINGRVVIGAAITPVSAYGGRQFDITLMIWKDPKKGNWWLQLGPSGALVGYWPSSLFTHLGARGRGGADMVQFGGEAVNTRPSGSHTPTQMGSGRFPGEGYGRAAYFRNLQVVDWDNNLIPAAGLRLLADHPGCYDIAGGQGGAWGSYFYYGGPGRNVRCP from the exons ATGGCTTCTTGCTGCTGCCCAATCATTGCCTCCTTCGTCTCTTTCCTCCTCGTCTTCCCCGCCCTCGTCTCCTCCGCGACGACGGGCAATGGcaatggcagcacgacggcgctcCGCTTCGGCGAGGAGCAGCTCGGGCTCCGGCGGATGAGGGCCCAGCTCGCCAGGGTCAGGGAAGCCACTGTCAAGACGATCCAG AGCCCTGACGGCGACGTCATAGACTGCGTGCCCTCTCACCTGCAGCCCGCGTTCGACCATCCCAGCCTCAGAGGCCAGAGACCAGAG GACGAACCTGCGGCAAGGCCAGGGAATGCCGACGCCGTggaagacgacgaggaggaggaggtcttGCCGCAGACGtggaggagctccggcgagtGGTGCCCGAAGGGGACCATACCGGTGAGGCGGACGACGGAGGGCGATCTGCTCAGGGCCAGTTCCGTTCGGAGGTTCGGGATGAAGCCCAAGAGTGCCGCGGCGCGGCGGGACTCCACCAGCAACGGCCATGAG CACGCGGTGGGGTACGTGACCGGCGGGCAGTTCTACGGCGCGAAGGCGAGCCTGAACGTGTGGCCGGCGCAGGTGTCGTCGCCGGCGGAGTTCAGCCTGTCCCAGATCTGGGTCATCTCCGGCTCCTTCGGCAACGACCTCAACACCATCGAGGCCGGGTGGCAGGTCAGCCCCGAGCTATACGGGGACAACAGCCCGAGGTTCTTCACCTACTGGACC AGCGACGCGTACCAGGAGACGGGGTGCTACAACCTGCACTGCGCGGGGTTCGTGCAGATCAACGGCCGCGTGGTGATCGGCGCCGCCATCACGCCGGTGTCGGCCTACGGCGGCCGGCAGTTCGACATCACGCTCATGATCTGGAaggaccccaagaagggcaactgGTGGCTGCAGCTGGGCCCGTCGGGCGCGCTGGTGGGGTACTGGCCGTCCTCCCTCTTCACCCACCTGGGCGCGCGCGGCCGCGGCGGCGCCGACATGGTGCAGTTCGGTGGCGAGGCGGTGAACACGCGGCCCTCGGGGTCGCACACGCCCACGCAGATGGGCAGCGGCCGGTTCCCGGGGGAAGGGTACGGCCGCGCGGCATATTTCCGCAACTTGCAGGTCGTGGACTGGGACAACAACCTCATCCCGGCGGCAGGGCTCCGGCTCCTCGCCGACCACCCGGGGTGCTACGACATCGCCGGCGGCCAGGGCGGCGCGTGGGGCAGCTACTTTTACTACGGCGGTCCAGGCAGGAACGTCCGGTGCCCCTAG